The window CCCCCTGCGAACCTCCCAGCGCCAGCACGGCGAACGGCGTCTCCCGGTGGATCAACCTGCGCTTCTTCACCTTCCAGCCTTCCGAGTTCGCGAAGTTCGCCCTGCTCGCCTTCGCCGCGTGGGCCATCGACCGGAACGGGGAGAACCCGAAGCAGGGGTACCGCGCGTTCCTTCCGATGTTGGCGGTGATGGGGCTGTTCGTCGCGGTGATCCTGAAGGAGCCCGACTTCGGGATGGCCGTCGTGATCATCGCGTCGTTCCTCGTGATCGTGTTCATCGCCGGGTTCCCCTGGAAGCTCTTGGCCGCCTTCGCCGCCGTGGGCGCCGTGGGCGCCACTCTACTCGTCCTGGCCAAGCCGTACCGGGTCGCGCGGATCCAGGCGTTCCTCGACCCGATCTCGCAGGCACGGACGGCGGGCTACCAGGTCGTGCAGTCCCTGATCGCCTTTTCCAACGGGGGTCTCCTCGGTGCGGGCGTCGGCGGGGGAAAGCAGAAGCTGTTCTACCTGCCGGAGATGCACACCGACTATATCTTCTCGGTGATCGGGGAGGAGTTCGGGTTCGCCGGCGTGACGCTGGTCGGCGCGTGCTTCGTCACCATGGTGTGGGTGGGGTACCGGATCGCGCGCAGGGCGCGGGACCCGTTCGGGATGTACCTCGCCATGGGGGTTTCCTCCGTGATCGGCATCCAGGCGCTGATGAACATGATGGTGGGGCTGTCGATGCTCCCCCCGAAGGGAATGGTGCTCCCGTTTCTGAGCTACGGGGGGAGTTCCCTGATTCTGCACCTGGCGGCGATCGGTGTGCTGATGAACATATCCCTGAAGGGGGCGGATGGCATTGCCACTGCGGATGATCGTAGCCGGGGGAGGGACCGGTGGGCACGTCTTTCCGGGGATCGCCCTTGCTGATGCGTTTCTCTCCCTCTGTCCCGACGGTGTCGTCTCCTTCGTCGGGACAAGGGAAGGTCTCGAGGCGCGGGCCGTTCCGGCAAGGGGGTTCCCGATCGACTTCGTCCCTTCAGGCCAGGTTCGAGGAAAGGGGACCGGGGCCCTCCCGGGCGCCCTCCGGATGGTGCTCGGATTTCCAGTGGCGGTGGGAGTCTTGAGGCGGCGTCGCCCGGACCTGGTCTTCGGCGTGGGGGGATACGCCTCGGTGCCGGTCGCGCTTTCCGCCGCGCTCCTGGGCATCCCGTTGTTCCTGCAGGAGCAGAACAGCGTGCCCGGCCGCTCGAACCGGTTCCTGTCGCGGCATGCGGTCCGGGTGTTCGCCGGCTTTTCGTGCGCGGTTCCATTCTTCCCCCCTGGTCGGGCGGAAGTCACGGGGAACCCGGTCCGTTCGGAGATCGTCGCGGCCGCGCGAGCCTGCGGACGGGAGGAACCGCCGGAGACGCCGTTCACCGTGCTGGCGCTGGGAGGTTCACAGGGGGCGCGGGCGATCAACGCCCGGGTGCTGGGGATGGCCCGGAGAGCGAAGAGAGAGGGGACCGCGATACGGTTTCTGCTGCAGACGGGGACGAGGGAGCACGAGGCGGTAGCGCGATCGGTGAGGGAGGAGGCCCTCCCGGTGGAGCCGTTTCCGTTCACCGACCGGATCGGTGATTGGTACCCGCGCTGCCACGTCGTTCTGATGCGCGCGGGAGCCCTGTCCATCGCCGAAGCGGCGCTCTTCGGGCGCCCGTGCGTCCTCGTTCCATACCCTTTTGCGGCGGACGACCACCAGGTGGGGAACGCGAGGGAGTTCTGCGCTTCCGGCGCCGGGGCGTGGCTGCCGGAAGTCGAGGCGACGGAGGAGGCGCTCTGGTCGACGCTGTGGAACCTCGGCGGCGATCGGCTCGCGAGGGAGCGCGCGGGAGCGGCGGCGGTTTCCTTCTCCCGGCCCGGGGCCGCCGTAGAGGCGGTTCGTGCGGCGCTGCGGCTGTCCGGGAACGCACCCGGGAAGGGGGTCGCCTCGAATGTATAGAAAGGGACTCCCCATCCACTTCGTGGGAATCGGCGGCATCGGGATGAGCGGAATCGCGGAACTGCTCCTGAACCTCGGGTACCGGGTGTCGGGGTCCGACCTGCGCCGCTCCGACACGACGGAGCGGCTGGAGCGGCTCGGGGCGGTGGTGCGGACGGGGCACTCCGCCTCGAACGTCCCGGAAGACGGCCACGTGGTGGTCATCTCCTCTGCGATCCGGCAGGACAACCCCGAGGTCCTCGAGTCGCACCGCCGGAAGATCCCGGTGATCCCTCGAGCGGAGATGCTGGCCGAGTTGATGCGGATGAAGTACGGCATCGCGATCGCCGGAACGCACGGGAAGACCACAACGACCTCTATGGTCGCTACGGTGCTCGCGACGGCCGGATGGGACCCGACAGCGGTCGTGGGCGGGAAGCTGAACAGCCTCGGATCCAACGCGAAGCTGGGTCAGGGGGAGTTCCTCGTCGCGGAAGCGGACGAGAGCGACGGCTCGTTCCTGAAACTTTCGCCCACGGTGGCGGTGGTCACCAACATCGACCCGGAGCACCTCGATTTCTATTCGGGGATCGGGCAGATCAAGGAGACGTTCCTCCACTTCATCAACAAGGTCCCCTTCTACGGGTTCTCGGTCCTGTGCATCGACCACCCCAATGTCCAGGAGTTGATCCCCTCCGTGGAGAAGACCTTCGTCACCTACGGCTTCTCCCGCTCCGCGGACTACCGTGCGGAGGCAGTGGTCGCGTCCGGGATGACGAGCCGGTTCGATGTCTTCGCGAGGGGCGAGCGGCTCGGAGAGGTCTTCCTCCGGGCGCCCGGCCGCCACAACGTCAGCAACGCGCTGGCGTCGGCGTCGGTCGCACTGGAGCTCGGGATCCCGTTCGACCAGGTGTGCGCGGGCCTGTCCGCGTACGCCGGAGTGGGGCGGCGCTTCCAGGTGAAGGGAGAGATCGGCGGCGTCACGGTGGTGGACGATTACGGCCACCACCCGGTGGAAGTTCGGGCGACCCTTGCGGCGGCGCGGGAGGTCTGGCCCGGCCGGCGGATCGTCGTCGGGTTTCAACCCCACCGGTACTCGCGCACCCGGGCGCTGTTCAAGGAGTTCCTCTCGGCGTTCCAGGATGCGGACGTGCTGCTCGTCTTCGACGTGTACTCCGCGGGGGAGGAGCCGATCGAGGGCGCCACCGGCGAAGCGCTGTGCATCGCGGTCGGGGAGCACGGACATCGGGAGGCCCGGTATTTGGGTAAAGCCGTCGGAGCGGGGGAGGCGGTTCGCGTCATCCTGCAACCGGGGGACATCTTTCTGACGATGGGGGCCGGCGATGTCTGGAAACTGGGCGAAGGCCTTCTCCCGCGGTAGGGGCGGGAGAGGCAGGGAGGCCGGGACGGTCGTGCGGAACATTGAGGTCGCGTTCCAGGTGAATCTGCGGGAGTACACCACCATCGGGATCGGGGGCGCCGCCGATCGGCTGGTGTTTCCGCGGTCGGCGGCGCAGGTCCGCGAGGTCGTCGTGTCAGAGGGCCGTTCGGGGCGCCCTGTACAGGTCCTGGGGGCGGGATCCAACCTCCTGGTGGCGGACAGAGGCGTGTCGGCCACCGTGCTGTGCACGAAGAAGCACCTCTCCAAGGTGGTGTTCCTCTCCGGCGGGTCGGTGGTCGTCGAGGCGGGAGCGATGCTCCCCCGGCTGGCCGTGCTCTGTGCCCTGTCCGGACTCTCTGGGATAGAGCAACTCTCGGGGATCCCGGGAACGGTGGGCGGCGCGCTGTCGATGAACGCCGGGGCCTACGGGCAGAGCATCGGGGAGTTGGTGGAGTGGGTGGAGGTGGTCGACGCCGAAGGGGAGATTCACAGGGTCGAGGCGCGGGCGATCCGGTTCGGGTACCGCGAGGCGAAATATCCCGTCCAGGGGATCGTGGTGCGGGCCGGGTTCCGGTTCGGGGCCGGGACGAGGGAGGCCGTGTTCGAGCGGATGCGGCAGTTCAACGAGAAGCGTCGTGCCAGCCAGCCTTGGGGAGAGAAGACCTTCGGGTCCGCGTTCCGCAATCCCCCCGAGGGCGTGGGAAAGGCCAGGGAGCTGCTCGAGCGGGCGGGCATGAAGGGCGAGCGGGAAGGGGACGCCTGCTTCTCCGAGAAGCACGCAAATTTCCTCGTGAACCGGGGACGCGCCACCGCGGCGGATGTCCGGCGGCTCCTGTCCCGCGGACAGAGCGCGGTGCGGGTGTCCTGCGGCGTCCTGCTCCTGCCCGAGGTCAAAATGTGGGGGGATTTCGATGTCTGAACGGTTTGCATTCGCCGGGAAAAAAGTGGGCGTGTTCCTGGGTGGGGTATCCGCGGAGCGGGAGGTCTCACTCCGGACCGGGGCCGCAGCCGCCGCGGCGCTGCGGAGACTCGGATGCGGCGTCCGGGAGATCGACATCCGGGAGGATTGGCTGGGCACGATTCGCGATGCCGGCGTCGACGTCGCGTTCCTCGCTCTTCACGGGCGGTTCGGGGAGGACGGCTGCATCCAGGCCGCGTGCGAACTCGCCCGGCTCCCATACACGGGGT is drawn from Candidatus Deferrimicrobium sp. and contains these coding sequences:
- a CDS encoding FtsW/RodA/SpoVE family cell cycle protein — translated: ASCSLVPVCSRNRIAVPSLFALRAIPSTRALIARAPCEPPSASTANGVSRWINLRFFTFQPSEFAKFALLAFAAWAIDRNGENPKQGYRAFLPMLAVMGLFVAVILKEPDFGMAVVIIASFLVIVFIAGFPWKLLAAFAAVGAVGATLLVLAKPYRVARIQAFLDPISQARTAGYQVVQSLIAFSNGGLLGAGVGGGKQKLFYLPEMHTDYIFSVIGEEFGFAGVTLVGACFVTMVWVGYRIARRARDPFGMYLAMGVSSVIGIQALMNMMVGLSMLPPKGMVLPFLSYGGSSLILHLAAIGVLMNISLKGADGIATADDRSRGRDRWARLSGDRPC
- a CDS encoding UDP-N-acetylglucosamine--N-acetylmuramyl-(pentapeptide) pyrophosphoryl-undecaprenol N-acetylglucosamine transferase — protein: MALPLRMIVAGGGTGGHVFPGIALADAFLSLCPDGVVSFVGTREGLEARAVPARGFPIDFVPSGQVRGKGTGALPGALRMVLGFPVAVGVLRRRRPDLVFGVGGYASVPVALSAALLGIPLFLQEQNSVPGRSNRFLSRHAVRVFAGFSCAVPFFPPGRAEVTGNPVRSEIVAAARACGREEPPETPFTVLALGGSQGARAINARVLGMARRAKREGTAIRFLLQTGTREHEAVARSVREEALPVEPFPFTDRIGDWYPRCHVVLMRAGALSIAEAALFGRPCVLVPYPFAADDHQVGNAREFCASGAGAWLPEVEATEEALWSTLWNLGGDRLARERAGAAAVSFSRPGAAVEAVRAALRLSGNAPGKGVASNV
- the murC gene encoding UDP-N-acetylmuramate--L-alanine ligase, with translation MYRKGLPIHFVGIGGIGMSGIAELLLNLGYRVSGSDLRRSDTTERLERLGAVVRTGHSASNVPEDGHVVVISSAIRQDNPEVLESHRRKIPVIPRAEMLAELMRMKYGIAIAGTHGKTTTTSMVATVLATAGWDPTAVVGGKLNSLGSNAKLGQGEFLVAEADESDGSFLKLSPTVAVVTNIDPEHLDFYSGIGQIKETFLHFINKVPFYGFSVLCIDHPNVQELIPSVEKTFVTYGFSRSADYRAEAVVASGMTSRFDVFARGERLGEVFLRAPGRHNVSNALASASVALELGIPFDQVCAGLSAYAGVGRRFQVKGEIGGVTVVDDYGHHPVEVRATLAAAREVWPGRRIVVGFQPHRYSRTRALFKEFLSAFQDADVLLVFDVYSAGEEPIEGATGEALCIAVGEHGHREARYLGKAVGAGEAVRVILQPGDIFLTMGAGDVWKLGEGLLPR
- the murB gene encoding UDP-N-acetylmuramate dehydrogenase; its protein translation is MRNIEVAFQVNLREYTTIGIGGAADRLVFPRSAAQVREVVVSEGRSGRPVQVLGAGSNLLVADRGVSATVLCTKKHLSKVVFLSGGSVVVEAGAMLPRLAVLCALSGLSGIEQLSGIPGTVGGALSMNAGAYGQSIGELVEWVEVVDAEGEIHRVEARAIRFGYREAKYPVQGIVVRAGFRFGAGTREAVFERMRQFNEKRRASQPWGEKTFGSAFRNPPEGVGKARELLERAGMKGEREGDACFSEKHANFLVNRGRATAADVRRLLSRGQSAVRVSCGVLLLPEVKMWGDFDV